In the Oncorhynchus gorbuscha isolate QuinsamMale2020 ecotype Even-year unplaced genomic scaffold, OgorEven_v1.0 Un_scaffold_1249, whole genome shotgun sequence genome, one interval contains:
- the LOC124021909 gene encoding LOW QUALITY PROTEIN: E3 ubiquitin-protein ligase NHLRC1-like (The sequence of the model RefSeq protein was modified relative to this genomic sequence to represent the inferred CDS: deleted 1 base in 1 codon) — MADVPVPPSSLRTEGILLREIHVNLLECKVCFEKYNPRQKERRPQNLSCGHVLCLECVRALSHPVLKKLECPFCRQLCDVDSTSHCQALTDLQDLLLSRSPRSPVPHRVRGGSGWVGGLGSGALRLRSAFGGWGSLINPTGVAVFGSSGTVVVVHDGERRVVVFGPQGRRLHGFGRRGAATGEVCHPVDVAVTPSGYVVVTDAGDAAVKVFTTRGSYVLAVWDSFQMPWGVDVDSCGHILVTDIQAGTLSQVVVDFARGVTLMNRAVITDLQRPKAVACCRVTGNIALVETLGLTTTQPPNGPRPTRLTIFNKDFNVLSQIDSFTLSLGASVWPCMSAVAFDRDGDVIVIDSQRGLIWSLGKLQNGPVLTPLVSGDLVRPVGLVTTAQNTLIVLDSGDHAVKMYSVHSDAILVQK, encoded by the exons ATGGCTGATGTTCCTGTTCCTCCTTCCTCACTGAGAACAGAGGGGATCCTCTTGAGAGAGATCCACGTCAACCTGCTGGAGTGTAAAGTCTGCTTCGAGAAGTATAACCCACGGCAGAAGGAACGCCGGCCTCAGAACCTGTCCTGCGGCCATGTACTCTGTCTGGAATGTGTCCGGGCGCTCTCCCACCCCGTCCTCAAGAAGCTTGAGTGCCCTTTCTGCCGGCAGCTGTGTGACGTTGACAGCACCTCCCACTGCCAGGCGCTGACAGACCTCCAGGATCTTCTGCTCTCCCGCTCCCCCAGGTCACCTGTCCCTCATCGGGTCAGAGGAGGCAGCGGCTGGGTCGGAGGCCTGGGCTCTGGAGCTCTGCGGCTTCGCTCAGCCTTCGGGGGCTGGGGGTCCCTGATCAACCCCACGGGGGTGGCTGTTTTCGGGTCCTCTGGGACCGTGGTGGTGGTGCACGATGGAGAAAGGAGGGTGGTGGTATTCGGGCCTCAGGGCAGGCGGCTGCACGGGTTCGGGCGGAGGGGT GCGGCCACGGGGGAGGTGTGTCACCCGGTGGATGTGGCGGTGACTCCCAGCGGGTATGTGGTTGTGACGGATGCTGGTGACGCTGCAGTGAAAGTGTTCACCACCAGGGGGAGTTATGTTCTGGCGGTGTGGGACTCCTTCCAGATGCCCTGGGGGGTGGACGTGGACAGCTGTGGACATATCCTGGTCACTGACATCCAGGCCGGAACGCTCTCCCAGGTCGTGGTGGACTTTGCCCGTGGCGTGACTCTGATGAACCGAGCGGTCATAACCGACCTCCAGCGGCCCAAGGCAGTGGCCTGCTGTCGGGTGACCGGGAACATCGCCCTGGTGGAGACACTGGGTCTCACCACCACACAACCTCCAAATGGCCCCCGGCCTACCAGACTGACAATATTCAACAAAGACTTTAACGTGCTCTCTCAGATAGACAGCTTTACTCTGAGCCTGGGGGCCTCCGTGTGGCCCTGCATGTCTGCTGTGGCCTTTGACAGGGACGGGGATGTGATCGTGATAGACTCCCAGCGTGGGTTGATTTGGAGTTTGGGAAAGCTCCAGAACGGCCCGGTCCTAACTCCCCTGGTCAGTGGAGACTTGGTTCGCCCGGTGGGGCTGGTCACCACAGCACAGAACACGCTGATTGTTTTAGACAGTGGAGACCATGCAGTGAAGATGTATTCAGTTCACTCGGATGCTATTCTAGTCCAAAAATGA
- the ptdss1a gene encoding phosphatidylserine synthase 1 isoform X2 has translation MASGYGYESRTIGKDDVNYRMHFRMINEQQVEDITLDFFYKPHTITLLTCTVLSLMYFAFTRDETNEDANLWVGLILVLSFFLVISVLAFPNGPFTRPHPAIWRIVFGLSVLYFLFLVFIIFLNWEQVKNVMYWLDPNLRYATREADIMEYAVNCHVITWERILSHFDIFAFSHFWGWGMKALLIRSYGLCWTISITWELTELFFMHLLPNFAECWWDQLILDILLCNGGGIWMGMTVCRFLEMRTYHWASIKDIHTTTGKIKRAALQFTPASWTYVRWFDPKSSLQRVTGVYLFMIIWQLTELNTFFLKHIFVFPACHALSWCRILFIGIITAPTVRAIAFLEALACIKFGMELFSKTQVLYVLLWLVCVALITFLCLYGMVWYAEIYGPKEKSYSECEDSNYNEDFVSEQRKGELHSEGEAPPTRQRGRSSGKNKSTNGLGKK, from the exons ATGGCATCCGGATATGGGTACGAATCGCGGACTATAGGCAAAGATGATGTGAACTACAGGATGCATTTCCGTATGATCAACGAGCAGCAAGTGGAGGATATTACACTGGACTTTTTCTATAAGCCGCACACAATAACACTGTTAACATGCACAGTGCTCAGCTTGATGTATTTTGCATTTACAAG AGATGAGACAAACGAAGACGCCAACTTGTGGGTGGGCCTCatcctggtcctctccttcttcctggtCATCAGTGTTCTGGCCTTCCCTAACG gACCATTTACCAGACCACATCCGGCGATATGGCGAATAGTTTTCG GTCTGAGTGTGCTGTACTTCCTGTTCCTGGTGTTCATCATCTTCCTAAACTGGGAGCAGGTGAAGAACGTCATGTACTGGCTGGACCCCAACCTGCGctacgccacccgggaggctgaCATCATG GAGTATGCAGTGAACTGTCACGTGATCACCTGGGAGCGAATCCTGAGCCACTTTGACATATTTGCCTTCAGTCACTTCTGGGGCTGGGGCATGAAGGCCCTGCTCATCCGCAGCTACGGCCTCTGTTGGACCATCAGCATCACCTGGGAGCTCACTGAG ctgTTCTTCATGCACCTGCTGCCTAACTTTGCTGAGTGCTGGTGGGACCAGCTGATCCTGGACATACTGTTGTGTAATGGAGGAGGCATCTGGATGGGTATGACTGTCTGTCGCTTCCTGGAGATGAGGACCTACCACTGGGCCTCCATCAA GGACATCCACACCACGACAGGGAAGATCAAACGTGCTGCGCTCCAGTTCACCCCGGCTAGCTGGACCTACGTCCGCTGGTTTGACCCCAAGTCTTCCCTGCAGCGCGTCACCGGGGTCTACCTCTTCATGATCATCTGGCAG CTGACAGAGTTGAACACATTCTTCCTGAAGCACATATTTGTGTTCCCGGCGTGCCACGCCCTCAGCTGGTGTCGGATCCTCTTCATCGGCATCATCACAGCTCCCACCGTGAG GGCCATAGCGTTCCTGGAGGCCTTGGCGTGTATAAAGTTTGGAATGGAGCTGTTCTCCAAGACCCAGGTCCTCTATGTGCTGCTGTGGCTGGTGTGTGTG gcctTAATCACATTCCTGTGTCTGTATGGGATGGTGTGGTATGCAGAGATCTACGGCCCCAAAGAGAAG AGCTACTCTGAATGTGAGGACAGCAACTACAATGAGGACTTTGTGTCAGAACAAAGGAAAG GAGAACTGCATTCTGAGGGTGAGGCTCCTCCCACCAGGCAGCGTGGGCGGAGCTCAGGGAAGAACAAATCCACCAATGGGCTGGGGAAGAAGTAA
- the ptdss1a gene encoding phosphatidylserine synthase 1 isoform X1, with the protein MASGYGYESRTIGKDDVNYRMHFRMINEQQVEDITLDFFYKPHTITLLTCTVLSLMYFAFTRDETNEDANLWVGLILVLSFFLVISVLAFPNGPFTRPHPAIWRIVFGLSVLYFLFLVFIIFLNWEQVKNVMYWLDPNLRYATREADIMEYAVNCHVITWERILSHFDIFAFSHFWGWGMKALLIRSYGLCWTISITWELTELFFMHLLPNFAECWWDQLILDILLCNGGGIWMGMTVCRFLEMRTYHWASIKDIHTTTGKIKRAALQFTPASWTYVRWFDPKSSLQRVTGVYLFMIIWQLTELNTFFLKHIFVFPACHALSWCRILFIGIITAPTVRQYYAYLTDTQCKRVGTQCWVFGAIAFLEALACIKFGMELFSKTQVLYVLLWLVCVALITFLCLYGMVWYAEIYGPKEKSYSECEDSNYNEDFVSEQRKGELHSEGEAPPTRQRGRSSGKNKSTNGLGKK; encoded by the exons ATGGCATCCGGATATGGGTACGAATCGCGGACTATAGGCAAAGATGATGTGAACTACAGGATGCATTTCCGTATGATCAACGAGCAGCAAGTGGAGGATATTACACTGGACTTTTTCTATAAGCCGCACACAATAACACTGTTAACATGCACAGTGCTCAGCTTGATGTATTTTGCATTTACAAG AGATGAGACAAACGAAGACGCCAACTTGTGGGTGGGCCTCatcctggtcctctccttcttcctggtCATCAGTGTTCTGGCCTTCCCTAACG gACCATTTACCAGACCACATCCGGCGATATGGCGAATAGTTTTCG GTCTGAGTGTGCTGTACTTCCTGTTCCTGGTGTTCATCATCTTCCTAAACTGGGAGCAGGTGAAGAACGTCATGTACTGGCTGGACCCCAACCTGCGctacgccacccgggaggctgaCATCATG GAGTATGCAGTGAACTGTCACGTGATCACCTGGGAGCGAATCCTGAGCCACTTTGACATATTTGCCTTCAGTCACTTCTGGGGCTGGGGCATGAAGGCCCTGCTCATCCGCAGCTACGGCCTCTGTTGGACCATCAGCATCACCTGGGAGCTCACTGAG ctgTTCTTCATGCACCTGCTGCCTAACTTTGCTGAGTGCTGGTGGGACCAGCTGATCCTGGACATACTGTTGTGTAATGGAGGAGGCATCTGGATGGGTATGACTGTCTGTCGCTTCCTGGAGATGAGGACCTACCACTGGGCCTCCATCAA GGACATCCACACCACGACAGGGAAGATCAAACGTGCTGCGCTCCAGTTCACCCCGGCTAGCTGGACCTACGTCCGCTGGTTTGACCCCAAGTCTTCCCTGCAGCGCGTCACCGGGGTCTACCTCTTCATGATCATCTGGCAG CTGACAGAGTTGAACACATTCTTCCTGAAGCACATATTTGTGTTCCCGGCGTGCCACGCCCTCAGCTGGTGTCGGATCCTCTTCATCGGCATCATCACAGCTCCCACCGTGAG GCAGTACTAtgcctacctcacagacacacagtgtaAGCGTGTTGGGACACAGTGCTGGGTGTTTGG GGCCATAGCGTTCCTGGAGGCCTTGGCGTGTATAAAGTTTGGAATGGAGCTGTTCTCCAAGACCCAGGTCCTCTATGTGCTGCTGTGGCTGGTGTGTGTG gcctTAATCACATTCCTGTGTCTGTATGGGATGGTGTGGTATGCAGAGATCTACGGCCCCAAAGAGAAG AGCTACTCTGAATGTGAGGACAGCAACTACAATGAGGACTTTGTGTCAGAACAAAGGAAAG GAGAACTGCATTCTGAGGGTGAGGCTCCTCCCACCAGGCAGCGTGGGCGGAGCTCAGGGAAGAACAAATCCACCAATGGGCTGGGGAAGAAGTAA
- the LOC124021910 gene encoding membrane-spanning 4-domains subfamily A member 4D, translated as MKYTFQSDECMVITIPLGSLRDAQEGQMMPENFHCVFKDVYKVFLKGQPKALGAAQLIAGVLVLILGLLFVQQSKLVLIYTVPSVLFMPAGMLTYAAGHSPNMGVTKLSFSLNIVSCFWTVAAVVLCTVPDSHGFHGDHQEVFSGIKWMIVVLLVIELVVAMVAIYWESKAVCRQHFNILPMVTLKQEV; from the exons ATGAAGTACACATTTCAGTCAGATGAGTGCATGGTCATCACTATACCTCTGGGCAGTCTCAGAGATGCTCAGGAGGGCCAGATGATGCCTGAGAACTTCCACTGTGTCTTCAAAGATGTCTACAAGGTCTTCCTCAAGGGTCAGCCTAAAGCTCTGGGG GCGGCTCAGCTCATTGCTGGAGTCCTTGTCTTGATTCTGGGGCTACTGTTTGTCCAGCAAAGCAAATTAGTTCTGATCTACACCGTGCCCAGTGTCCTG TTTATGCCTGCCGGAATGCTGACCTATGCTGCAGGTCATTCTCCAAATATGGGTGTG ACCAAACTGTCATTTTCCTTGAACATCGTCAGCTGTTTCTGGACAGTAGCTGCTGTTGTTCTCTGCACTGTCCCCGACTCTCATGGTTTCCACGGGGACCATCAAGAG GTATTTTCTGGTATCAAATGGATGATTGTGGTTCTCCTGGTCATTGAACTGGTTGTTGCCATGGTGGCGATCTACTGGGAGAGTAAAGCAGTGTGCAGACAGCACTTCAACATTCTG CCCATGGTCACCCTGAAGCAAGAGGTATGA